In Juglans regia cultivar Chandler chromosome 13, Walnut 2.0, whole genome shotgun sequence, the DNA window aaaagttgaattgtttattatattttatattaaaatttaaaaaaattataatgataaattgaaatgagtttatgaACCAAACCAAGTAAGTTCACAAGGAGAGTTGTTAAAATTGATTGATGACCAAATACAAAGTTGAGAAATTCTTTAGTCacaaagattataaaattacttttattataaagtaaatataatgtatcatataaagttatgttagtttataaatttatttattcgtGATTTCTTTACGACGGTAAcacttttttgtaaaatttatgatAGTTTTGTTAATGGTTTAATTGGTcatgaaaaatgttttgaatCGTATGCATGAAATATGCATATTGTCAAAGATTTTTCTGTTATGGtcgtgaatttatttttttatattatattctctgtcataaaaatgaataacaagaataaaaagtcttgcttcaaatttttataaaccTACTTGCAGCCGAAAGAGATGAGAGATATATCTAGCAAATTACGCATGTTTGACTAGCATaccaataaatataaatagattattgattttcataattgtaaatacttacattagTCGGTCAATAcgtatagagaaatgatatttataatcgtgaatgTGCAAATATCGtacaattactttgaaaaaagtgaataaatatgagacttatttgaaaataaattaattttttaataataaactcaactttttttcaaaacgactgtatgaCGTTTATGCattttacgactgtatgtagcattacttatatgtatatattagtCATCTTTCTTGTCAAATTAATGACCTTTTGATTCATGTGGAAcgtcttaattattttttttacatttataagatcatttaagaatttaatttcCATCAAAACTGGTAAAATCAGGTTCTCATCttcttaaaaatttgataaatcaaaggttttgaaaaaattatacccttatttattaaaaaaagaagattatTATTGGAATATTTTACGTGAgttctttattattaaaaaaatattttaattaaaaaaattaaaaaataaatttacaaattaacgtaACGTAAATATACTTTAGCATACTTTCTCAAGAAGATAGTTGGGATGAACCAATTTCGATACGAAAAGCAGAGGCTCCTGCTTAGATTTGCTGGTCCTAAAAAATCATTCCCAATAagctttaaaagaaaaagtagagcAAAGATACAAAGAATGGGACCCATTATCcgaaaacaaattaaagtgaTTAGGCACTAATTAAGGAGGAGAGATCAAAGATAGATAATTAACTTAAGagtaaaaattaagaaacaaagAACAAAGGAAATAGTGGGTTGTGGGGGCAATTGGTACTAGGTACAGCACAATGTAGGACAGACACAGAGAGGAGACAGCACGGGAAGACGCGTCCGTGTTTGTCAAAGACAACCGCGTGAGCCCGCCTAGCTCCCAGACCCAGGAAATACGCAATGCAGCAGCAACTGCTTTTCAAATACCTTGCTATTTTTAGCGAACCACAAAACCCGCCAAGCACAGTTAACTATTGAATCCCCCCCTCACTTGGTTAGAAACCCAGAATGTGACAAAACCCTCCATCAATGTTCTTTTAATGCTAACCCCACCATCTTGTTTTCTCGGGAAAACCGCTTTTTTCCGGGGGATTTTTTAGAGTTAACTTCCCAGTCGACCCTTTTAAGACAGCTTTAGGAAGCTAGTTAGTTTTTACTTTTGGCTTTGTGGGGGAAGTAATGGAGAGGCAGATGAATGTTTCGGTTTCATCTAAAGGTGGAGATGAAAGCGACGTGGTTAAGGAATCGATGGAATTGATTGAGACCGTGGGATCGTACGCGGGGTACAGAAAAACGCAGAGGAAGGAATGCTTGAGTTTGGTTAGGAGATTGAAACTGTTGGTGCCTCTTTTGGAGGAGTTCAGGGAGCTCGGCATTTCCGTTTCCGGTGAGGTGTTGAATTGTTTGGCTGATTTGAGGAAAGCACTTCTTGCAGCAAAGAAGTTGCTGAAGCATTGCAACTATGGAAGCAAGATTTATTTGGTCTCTCACTCATTCACTCaccttccctttctttttatttctcaattttgttttttagctAGTGTAATTTACATGTAGCCGTATCGAATCTTTAGGCATTGGAAGGGGAGGCGGTAATGAGCAGATTCCATGCTGTTTACGACAAGTTAAATCAAGCCCTAGATGGTTTGCCTTACGATGAGGTCGGGATCTCGGTTGAAGTGAAAGAGCAAGTAATTCCTCTGCCAACTTGTTTActttttcttcatgtttttcCTCATTGTATTTTGGGGCCACCTTTACTTTTACTGAAGTTCATTTTCGTTAGATCCACTGGATTTAGGAGTTAGATTTCTACAATGTGGTGACTACTGTGGAAACATTTAATTATCAcaactcaatttatctcatctaattattataattttttcaaatttccacataaaattaaataaacaattctatttttttaaatctcaaaataaaaaaaaatattaaaaaaaaaattctaataatattttattcaacttttaattttaagctTCATTCATTTTATCTGctaaaacaaacgagcccttaatgCTTAAGAGTTAAGACTGCtcaatatatatgtacgtgCGCTTGACTTCATGAACTCAATCTGGATTGATAATTGAAGTCCTCACATTTTTgttattctttcttctttcacGAAGAAAGTGAGTTGATAATAAGTACTATAATAGTTGCTGTGTAACCTAGTGATTTAACTGCAGTGGGGTTGAGACGATGATGCTTGGATAGGATACTATTTTGGGATGAATATTGTTTGTCCTCTGAGAGATGCAATATTTATCCTCAGAAACTGTCTGTTGATTGTGTCCGAAGATCACGCTGACTACATGAAAAGAGACCAATTTGTATAAACAAAAGGGAATTCAGTATGGTTTGCAGATTGGCTCTTGGGGATGGTTGGATAAAATGCTTTAGAACACAACAATAGGATTTTGTCTTAAACATCAAATGGACACTTTGTGGTTGGAATTGGATGACCGAGAAGTCTTGGAGAAAGGGTTGCCTTTGATTTCCCTTGAGGGAAAACGTACTTAAACCTCTtccgttgtttttttttttttttttccctaggAAATTTccctttttcatcatttttgcaTTACTCATATCTGCTTTAGGTTGAGCTAATGCGGATGCAACTTAAAAGAGCAAAAAGAAGAACGGATACACAAGATATAGAACTGGCAATGGATATGATGGTCGTGTTCTCTAAAAACGATGACAGGAATGCAGACAGTGCCATACTGGAAAGACTGGCAATCAAGTTGGAACTACATACTGTTACAGACTTGAATGAGGAGACACTGGCTGTTAGAAAACTTGTTAAAGGAAGAGGTGGGCACAATGCTGAGAACATCCAGCAAATCATAGatcttttgagaaaatttaaacaaattacaGGAATTGAAGAGAAAATTGCATTTGATGGTCCTGTTTCCTCTAAAAGTTTGCAGAGGTGTGAGTCCTTATCAATCCCTCATGAATTCCTCTGTCCAATTACACTAGAGATCATGACGGATCCAGTTATTGTGGCAACTGGACAGGTATTGTGGCCTCGATATTACGTTTCAATTACATGCATAAGATATATTAGAATAGTTTTCTgtctttgtaatatataaagaGAGACTTCTTTATAAAACTACCGAGCAATTCTCCTTTATTCTGGGCCCAACATTTTAGTTTCGGAGATAAATGTAATAGGTCATATGCATAGTGGATCGGTTTGTTCTAGTAGGTCTAGGGTACGAGTCTCCAGCATGCTTTATCACAAGTAGAAGGAACTGCTTCGCACCAATACATcagtttttattgttttaattcttACTCTTAAGTCATACATCATGTCGAGGATGCGTTATACTGTTCTATTTCAATAAAACTTTACCCTTTATGAACACATCCAGCATCTTCTATCCTTTAGGAGGCAGCGAGACATGTTTGAATGGAATTGTACAAATATTCtgtcaaaaaaccaaaaaagtcGGTTCCAGTGACACAGTCCCTCCATATCTATATGTTATCAAACCTGGTTGTAGCATCAACTTCCCCCCTGGTTCCGAACAGGATACTCTTATGGAAATATTCACATTTTGCACAGTAAGATGCCAACATTGACGTATATGAAAAACTTAATCCcttatcatgcatgcatgctctgGGACTGACAGTTTTTCCTGCTGTGTTTGATAGACATTTGAAAGAGAAAGCATCCGTAAATGGCTGGATTCTAATAATCGGACCTGCCCAAAGACTGGACAAACTTTGAATCATTTGTCACTAGCACCAAATTTCGCCCTCAAGAACCTTATCCAGCAATGGTGTGAGAAGAACAATTTTGAACTGCCCAAGAAAGATCCTTATTTTTGCCCTCATGGGTCTTCTACTGTACTCATGAAGGAAATCTCCTTCCTGGTCCAAAATCTATCCTCTTGTCAGCTGGATGTGCAAAGAGAGGCTATTGGGAAGATTCGTATGCTCTCCAAAGATAACCCCGACAACAGAATTTTAATCGCAGACAGTGGTGGAATTCCTCCATTGGTTCGGCTCCTATGCCATCCGGATTCCAAGATTCAAGAACACACTGTGACAGCTCTTTTGAACCTGTCAATTgatgaaacaaacaaaagacTCATAGCAAGAGAAGGAGCTATTCCTGCTATAATTGAAATCCTGCAGAATGGAACTGATAAGGCTAGGGAGAATTCTGCTGCAGCCTTATTTAGCTTGTCCATCATTGAGGAGAACAGAGAACTGGTGGGCACATTGAAGGGAATCCCTCCCTTGGTAGATCTTTTGCAGCATGGGACAATCAGAGGTAAAAAGGATGCTGCTACTGCACTATTTAACTTGTCTTTAAACCAAGCTAACAAGTCCAGGGCCATTAAGGCAGGTATTATACCCCCACTACTACATTTGCTTGAGGATGATAAGAACTTGGGTATGATTGATGAGGCCCTCTCGATCTTGTTACTCCTTACGTCGCATCCGGAGGGCCGGAATGAGATTGGAAAGCTGTCTTTTATTGAAATTCTTGTTGAAATTATTAGAAGCGGTACCCCGAAAAACAAGGAATGTGCTACATCAGTTCTGCTTGTGCTGGGTTTAAATAACTCTTCTTTGGTCTTGGCTGCACTCCAATATGGTGTGTATGAGCATTTGGTAGAGATTGCAACAAGCGGAACAAATAGAGCGCAAAGAAAAGCAAATTCACTTTTGAATCACATGAGCAAGTGCGAACACATCCCCTGATATTTCATCAATaagaattcttcttcttcttcttcttcttcttctttgtggGTGGCACCAAGTTATGCTTATGGGGGGAGCATACATTAAATTTCAAGTTGTGtgctttctttttatgtaattatgATTTGGCTTCAAATATACTGAGAAAAGTATAACTTTCTCTGTACATTATTTAGATCTGATTATGTTGTAAGTGCTGTCAATTGTTAACAAGTAAAACAAATCCTAGTTTGAGACTTGCTCTTGTGAGCCTTGCTTcatttccttcaatttttcaCCCAACATCCATCTTCCCAATTAAATCTGGTGAAATAATTTTTCAGAGTGAAATGTCTAAAATGCACTTGCtcaatattgaaaataaaacataaacattaa includes these proteins:
- the LOC108997466 gene encoding U-box domain-containing protein 15-like is translated as MERQMNVSVSSKGGDESDVVKESMELIETVGSYAGYRKTQRKECLSLVRRLKLLVPLLEEFRELGISVSGEVLNCLADLRKALLAAKKLLKHCNYGSKIYLALEGEAVMSRFHAVYDKLNQALDGLPYDEVGISVEVKEQVELMRMQLKRAKRRTDTQDIELAMDMMVVFSKNDDRNADSAILERLAIKLELHTVTDLNEETLAVRKLVKGRGGHNAENIQQIIDLLRKFKQITGIEEKIAFDGPVSSKSLQRCESLSIPHEFLCPITLEIMTDPVIVATGQTFERESIRKWLDSNNRTCPKTGQTLNHLSLAPNFALKNLIQQWCEKNNFELPKKDPYFCPHGSSTVLMKEISFLVQNLSSCQLDVQREAIGKIRMLSKDNPDNRILIADSGGIPPLVRLLCHPDSKIQEHTVTALLNLSIDETNKRLIAREGAIPAIIEILQNGTDKARENSAAALFSLSIIEENRELVGTLKGIPPLVDLLQHGTIRGKKDAATALFNLSLNQANKSRAIKAGIIPPLLHLLEDDKNLGMIDEALSILLLLTSHPEGRNEIGKLSFIEILVEIIRSGTPKNKECATSVLLVLGLNNSSLVLAALQYGVYEHLVEIATSGTNRAQRKANSLLNHMSKCEHIP